One Microbacterium esteraromaticum genomic window carries:
- a CDS encoding serine/threonine-protein kinase, whose protein sequence is MDTIDDEITAPLLDGRYRLDGCVGRGATSMVYRAHDTLLRRTVAIKLLRADDETPLESARIHSETALLASVSHPSLVALYDASLDLPHPRYLVMEFVDGPTLAAHLTHGPLSRREAAAIGRDLADALRVVHERGIVHRDVKPSNVLLARAGADAGWNAKLTDFGIAFHPDEARRTSPGIAIGTAAYMAPEQVKADPITSAADIYSLGLVLLESLTGEPAFPRTRDVQTALARLVSEPSIPDELGAEWVRLLRRMTSTDPQLRPIAAEVVAEVGALPTHARDDTTGVTKPLPAVRIATPVAPQIPAATTPHVERRRSGRRRAVGVFAATAAAVTVLAGAWMAQPAGNSPAPSESPAVVAETPEEPDAVPTAPTAGVEQPADHEAQTTGPSGQDQPETAKNENAGPGGSSGKSSEKASDRSGGSQGKGKGKSGK, encoded by the coding sequence ATGGACACGATCGACGACGAGATCACCGCTCCCCTGCTCGACGGGCGCTATCGCCTGGACGGCTGCGTCGGCCGCGGCGCGACGTCCATGGTCTACCGCGCGCACGACACCCTGCTGCGCCGCACCGTCGCCATCAAGCTGTTGCGCGCAGACGACGAGACGCCCCTGGAGTCTGCGCGTATCCACAGCGAGACGGCGCTGCTGGCATCCGTCTCCCACCCGTCGCTCGTGGCGCTGTACGACGCCAGCCTCGACCTGCCTCACCCGCGGTACCTCGTGATGGAGTTCGTCGACGGGCCGACCCTCGCCGCCCATCTCACGCACGGGCCGCTCAGCCGGCGCGAGGCAGCGGCGATCGGCCGCGACCTCGCCGACGCCCTTCGCGTCGTCCACGAGCGCGGCATCGTGCACCGCGACGTGAAGCCGTCGAACGTGCTGCTCGCGCGGGCCGGCGCAGATGCGGGCTGGAATGCGAAGCTCACCGACTTCGGCATCGCCTTCCACCCCGACGAGGCTCGCCGCACATCGCCGGGGATCGCGATCGGCACGGCGGCGTACATGGCTCCCGAGCAGGTGAAGGCGGATCCCATCACGTCGGCCGCCGACATCTACTCGCTCGGCCTCGTGCTGCTCGAATCGCTCACCGGCGAGCCCGCCTTCCCGCGCACCCGCGATGTGCAGACAGCGCTCGCGCGGCTGGTCAGCGAGCCGAGCATCCCCGATGAGCTCGGCGCCGAGTGGGTGCGGCTGCTGCGTCGAATGACCAGCACCGACCCGCAGCTGCGGCCGATCGCAGCCGAGGTCGTCGCGGAGGTCGGTGCACTGCCGACGCACGCCCGCGATGACACCACAGGGGTGACCAAGCCCCTCCCCGCCGTGCGGATCGCGACTCCGGTCGCCCCGCAGATCCCGGCTGCGACCACCCCTCATGTGGAGAGGCGACGATCGGGGCGGCGTAGAGCGGTCGGCGTCTTCGCGGCCACGGCGGCGGCCGTCACCGTGCTCGCCGGAGCATGGATGGCGCAGCCGGCGGGCAACTCACCCGCGCCGAGCGAGAGTCCGGCGGTCGTCGCCGAGACGCCGGAAGAACCGGATGCCGTGCCGACGGCCCCCACGGCGGGCGTCGAGCAGCCCGCCGATCACGAGGCGCAGACGACTGGCCCGTCGGGGCAGGACCAGCCGGAGACGGCGAAGAACGAGAACGCCGGACCCGGCGGCAGCTCCGGGAAGTCGTCGGAGAAGGCATCCGACCGAAGCGGGGGCTCACAGGGCAAGGGGAAGGGCAAGAGCGGCAAGTGA
- a CDS encoding YajQ family cyclic di-GMP-binding protein: MADSSFDIVSKVDHQEADNALNQARKEIEQRYDFKGTGASISWSGEQILIVANSEERVNAVLDVFQSKLIKRGISLKSLESGDPVASGKEYRLTSSLKDGISSENAKKIGKIIRDEGPKGVKSQIQGDELRVQSKSRDDLQAVIALLKSSDLDIDLQFINYR, translated from the coding sequence ATGGCTGACTCTTCGTTCGACATCGTCTCCAAGGTTGACCACCAGGAGGCCGACAACGCACTCAACCAGGCGCGCAAGGAGATCGAGCAGCGCTACGACTTCAAGGGCACCGGCGCATCGATCTCGTGGAGCGGCGAGCAGATCCTCATCGTCGCCAACTCCGAGGAGCGCGTGAACGCGGTGCTCGACGTCTTCCAGTCGAAGCTGATCAAGCGCGGCATCTCGCTGAAGAGCCTCGAGTCGGGCGATCCGGTCGCCAGCGGCAAGGAGTACCGCCTGACCTCCAGCCTGAAGGACGGCATCTCGAGCGAGAACGCGAAGAAGATCGGCAAGATCATCCGCGACGAGGGCCCGAAGGGCGTGAAGAGCCAGATCCAGGGCGACGAGCTGCGCGTGCAGTCCAAGAGCCGCGACGACCTTCAGGCCGTGATCGCGCTGCTCAAGAGCAGCGACCTCGACATCGATCTGCAGTTCATCAACTACCGCTGA
- a CDS encoding lipoate--protein ligase family protein, which yields MTVIDLPTAPLAAEETFEHSAVLLRAIGSRERADERVLRIHTPLPTLAMSRWESRQSGFAAASESALRFGFAPAIRPTGGRAAAYDESCLVFDLVVREEEGIDPQPLFASTSARLAAELAALGVDARVGAVAGEYCPGEYSINARGAVKLIGTSQRAVRGARLLSGVIALGSTEHLIPVLDAANAALGLDWDPSTLGGLASEIGRVGRQMVVDALIAALAE from the coding sequence GTGACCGTCATCGACCTCCCGACCGCCCCTCTCGCCGCCGAGGAGACGTTCGAGCACAGCGCGGTCCTGCTGCGCGCGATCGGCTCGCGCGAACGCGCCGATGAGCGCGTGCTGCGCATCCACACGCCCCTGCCCACGCTCGCCATGAGCCGATGGGAGAGCAGGCAGTCGGGATTCGCCGCCGCGTCGGAGTCCGCCCTCCGGTTCGGTTTCGCCCCCGCGATCAGACCGACCGGCGGTCGCGCCGCGGCCTACGACGAGAGCTGCCTCGTGTTCGACCTGGTGGTGCGCGAAGAGGAGGGCATCGATCCGCAGCCGCTGTTCGCCTCGACGTCAGCGCGCTTGGCCGCCGAGCTCGCCGCACTGGGAGTCGACGCACGCGTCGGTGCCGTCGCGGGGGAGTACTGCCCCGGCGAGTACAGCATCAACGCGCGGGGAGCCGTCAAGCTGATCGGCACCTCGCAGCGCGCGGTGCGCGGCGCCCGCCTGCTGAGCGGAGTGATCGCGCTCGGCTCGACCGAACATCTGATCCCCGTGCTCGATGCGGCGAACGCCGCACTCGGCCTCGACTGGGACCCGTCTACTCTCGGCGGCCTCGCCTCCGAGATCGGTCGGGTCGGCCGTCAGATGGTGGTGGATGCCCTGATCGCCGCGCTCGCCGAGTGA
- a CDS encoding GntR family transcriptional regulator: protein MIDVERPARAEIATKKQLLAEGLFHLIGERIVSGDLAPGARIRDSELAAELSVSRTPVREALQRLERIGLVTMYPSRYTEVSSITPEQIENAHVFAGLQAGIITRLACTRLTPDEVQTVCGLIRAVSADLTDAAATSRARRAVVAYLAARSGNALQQSLVDEASLALARALKAHEVPADRHASVTAACAELEDALHRGDADAAEQACRRMYYVI, encoded by the coding sequence ATGATCGACGTCGAACGACCAGCGCGAGCGGAGATCGCGACGAAGAAGCAGCTCTTGGCAGAAGGGCTGTTCCATCTGATCGGCGAGCGCATCGTCAGCGGCGATCTCGCGCCAGGAGCGCGCATCCGCGACAGCGAGCTGGCCGCCGAGCTCTCGGTCTCGCGCACGCCTGTGCGCGAGGCGCTGCAGCGGCTCGAGCGCATCGGCCTCGTCACGATGTACCCCAGCCGGTACACCGAGGTGTCGTCGATCACGCCCGAGCAGATCGAGAACGCGCACGTCTTCGCCGGCCTGCAGGCGGGGATCATCACCCGTCTGGCGTGCACACGTCTGACCCCCGACGAGGTGCAGACCGTCTGCGGTCTGATCCGGGCCGTGTCCGCCGACCTGACCGACGCCGCCGCGACCTCGCGAGCGCGGCGCGCGGTGGTGGCATACCTGGCGGCGCGCTCGGGAAACGCACTGCAGCAGTCGCTGGTCGACGAGGCGAGCCTGGCTCTCGCGCGCGCTCTGAAGGCGCACGAGGTGCCGGCCGACCGGCATGCGTCCGTCACTGCCGCCTGCGCCGAGCTCGAGGACGCATTGCATCGCGGCGACGCGGATGCCGCCGAGCAGGCCTGCCGGCGGATGTACTACGTCATCTGA
- a CDS encoding alpha/beta hydrolase: MGEWVPDILGEGFAQLTLPLGEDAEGEVVATVVRSLPEPVPWWRMGGDRRPLTDVDVLYVHGWSDYFFQKRLARFWTDRGARFFALDLRKYGRSLRPGQTPGFVTDLAEYDADIEAALQARGDAAGRRLVLLGHSTGGLILSLWASRHPRQVDAVILNAPWLEFQLGAARAAIAPMVGLQARLWPKDVAPQVDLGYYTRAQNEVADPDDPMEIDLSWRPEQTMTVHAAWLHAIFEGHAAVAAGLQILAPVCVLLSARTAVPTRWSDELTRADSVLVVDDIARAALKLGSSVTVERIDGALHDVFLSRREARDEAYARLDRWVRGWAHAVQLR, from the coding sequence ATGGGCGAGTGGGTTCCCGACATCCTCGGCGAGGGATTCGCGCAGCTGACCCTGCCTCTGGGTGAGGATGCCGAGGGAGAGGTCGTCGCGACCGTGGTCCGCTCTCTGCCGGAGCCTGTGCCGTGGTGGCGGATGGGCGGCGATCGCCGCCCGCTGACCGATGTCGACGTGCTGTACGTGCACGGCTGGTCGGACTACTTCTTCCAGAAGCGCCTCGCCCGCTTCTGGACCGACCGAGGTGCCCGGTTCTTCGCGCTCGATCTGCGCAAGTACGGACGCAGCCTGAGGCCGGGGCAGACCCCGGGGTTCGTGACGGATCTCGCGGAGTACGACGCCGATATCGAGGCGGCTCTGCAGGCGCGGGGCGATGCCGCCGGACGCCGCCTCGTGCTGCTCGGCCACTCCACCGGCGGGCTCATCCTGAGTCTGTGGGCGTCCAGGCATCCGCGGCAGGTCGACGCGGTCATCCTCAACGCGCCGTGGCTGGAGTTCCAGCTGGGCGCGGCGCGAGCGGCGATCGCGCCGATGGTGGGCCTTCAGGCCCGCCTCTGGCCCAAGGACGTCGCACCGCAGGTCGACCTCGGCTACTACACGAGGGCGCAGAACGAGGTCGCCGACCCCGACGATCCGATGGAGATCGACCTGTCGTGGCGCCCGGAGCAGACGATGACGGTGCATGCCGCGTGGCTTCACGCGATCTTCGAAGGGCACGCGGCGGTGGCGGCCGGCCTGCAGATCCTGGCGCCGGTGTGCGTGCTGCTCTCGGCCAGGACCGCCGTGCCCACGCGCTGGTCGGATGAGCTCACCAGGGCCGACAGCGTGCTCGTCGTCGACGACATCGCCAGGGCTGCGCTCAAGCTGGGCAGCTCGGTGACCGTCGAGCGCATCGACGGCGCGCTGCACGACGTCTTCCTCTCACGACGGGAGGCGCGGGACGAGGCATACGCCCGACTCGATCGCTGGGTGCGAGGCTGGGCGCACGCGGTGCAGCTCAGATGA
- a CDS encoding FAD-dependent oxidoreductase codes for MTKLKLAIVGAGPAGIYAADLLLKAERKFDVSIDLFEQLPAPYGLVRYGVAPDHPRIKGIITALRDVLDRGDIRLFGNVRFGTDITLEDLKRHYNAVIFATGAVRDSALDIPGIDADHSFGAAEYVSWFDGHPDVPREWSLDAESVGVIGNGNVALDVARMLAKHADDLLVTEVPENVYQGLKASRITDVHVFGRRGPAQVKFTPLELRELGELRDVDMVVYDEDFDYDEASQQAVSSNKQVMVMDRVMQSWRKLDSVNNAGGSASRRLHLHFWARPVEVRKDDNGRVAALVYERTKSDGAGGAVGTGELREVPMQSLYRAIGYFGSPLPGVPFDKKHGVIPNREGQVLETKSNQRVPGIYATGWIKRGPVGLIGHTKSDAMETVRHLINDQGSWWQPEDPSDDAIPALLAERGVAWTDLEGWHRLDAHEIELGAPQERARVKLVPRDEMVRVSRGE; via the coding sequence ATGACGAAGCTCAAGCTGGCCATCGTCGGGGCGGGACCGGCAGGCATCTACGCCGCCGACCTCCTGCTCAAGGCCGAGCGCAAGTTCGATGTCTCCATCGACCTGTTCGAGCAGCTGCCCGCGCCCTACGGTCTCGTCCGCTACGGCGTCGCCCCCGATCACCCTCGCATCAAGGGCATCATCACGGCGCTGCGCGACGTGCTCGACCGCGGCGACATCCGTCTGTTCGGCAACGTGCGCTTCGGCACCGACATCACCCTGGAAGACCTCAAGCGGCACTACAACGCCGTGATCTTCGCCACAGGTGCGGTGCGCGACTCCGCTCTTGATATCCCCGGCATCGACGCAGACCACTCGTTCGGCGCCGCCGAGTACGTGAGCTGGTTCGACGGGCATCCCGATGTGCCGCGCGAGTGGAGCCTGGACGCCGAGTCGGTCGGCGTCATCGGCAACGGCAACGTCGCCCTCGACGTGGCGCGCATGCTCGCCAAGCACGCCGACGACCTGCTCGTCACCGAGGTTCCCGAGAACGTCTACCAGGGACTCAAGGCGAGTCGCATCACCGACGTGCACGTCTTCGGCCGCCGGGGCCCGGCGCAGGTGAAGTTCACTCCGCTCGAGCTGCGCGAGCTCGGCGAGCTGCGCGACGTCGACATGGTCGTCTACGACGAGGACTTCGACTACGACGAGGCGTCGCAGCAGGCCGTGTCGAGCAACAAGCAGGTCATGGTGATGGACCGCGTCATGCAGTCATGGCGCAAGCTCGACTCGGTGAACAACGCCGGAGGATCGGCATCCCGTCGCCTGCACCTGCACTTCTGGGCGCGCCCCGTCGAGGTCAGGAAGGACGACAACGGCCGCGTCGCCGCCCTCGTCTACGAGCGCACGAAGTCCGACGGCGCCGGCGGTGCCGTCGGTACCGGCGAGCTGCGCGAGGTGCCGATGCAGAGCCTGTACCGTGCGATCGGCTACTTCGGCTCGCCGCTGCCCGGTGTGCCCTTCGACAAGAAGCACGGCGTCATCCCCAACCGCGAGGGCCAGGTGCTCGAGACGAAGTCGAACCAGCGTGTGCCCGGCATCTACGCCACAGGCTGGATCAAGCGCGGCCCGGTGGGCCTGATCGGCCATACGAAGTCGGATGCCATGGAGACCGTGCGCCATCTGATCAACGACCAGGGCTCGTGGTGGCAGCCCGAGGATCCCTCCGACGACGCGATCCCGGCGCTGCTCGCCGAACGCGGCGTCGCGTGGACCGACCTCGAGGGCTGGCACCGCCTCGACGCGCACGAGATCGAGCTCGGTGCCCCGCAGGAGCGCGCGCGCGTCAAGCTCGTGCCGCGCGATGAGATGGTGCGCGTCTCACGCGGGGAGTGA
- a CDS encoding polyprenyl synthetase family protein has product MTSSPATPGTRLASRLGFSDRIFLGPAARRVASRIEAGLDLVEAGIAEEVKVADSIADAAARYLYEAGGKRIRPVLTLLTAQLGEGTTEAVIDIAKALELTHLGSLYHDDVMDGADTRRGVPAAHAVWGNNVAILTGDILFSRASQIMSRYGDRAIRLQADTFERLVLGQLHETVGAQPGDDPIEFYIQVLADKTGSLIAAATQGGAIFSGAPAELEEPLRVYGEKVGVAFQLLDDVIDLSADAEETGKVPGTDLRAGVPTMPSLLLKTSTAPADVDLARRIDDGVARIAEGADPAVLDGPLAELRDNDATAQTMTLARTWTADAIAALEPLPKGTVRDALTRFAETLADRSS; this is encoded by the coding sequence GTGACTTCGAGCCCCGCGACCCCGGGCACGCGACTGGCGAGCCGACTCGGCTTCAGCGACCGCATCTTCCTCGGCCCTGCGGCGCGACGCGTCGCGTCCCGCATCGAGGCCGGTCTCGACCTGGTCGAAGCCGGGATCGCCGAAGAGGTCAAGGTCGCCGATTCGATCGCGGATGCCGCGGCGCGCTATCTCTACGAGGCCGGCGGCAAGCGCATCCGACCCGTGCTCACCCTCCTGACCGCCCAGCTCGGCGAAGGCACCACCGAGGCCGTGATCGACATCGCGAAGGCGCTCGAGCTCACCCACCTCGGCTCGCTCTACCACGACGACGTGATGGACGGCGCCGACACCCGCCGCGGCGTTCCCGCGGCGCACGCGGTGTGGGGCAACAACGTGGCGATTCTCACAGGCGACATCCTGTTCTCGCGCGCCAGCCAGATCATGTCGCGCTACGGAGATCGCGCGATCCGCCTGCAGGCCGACACCTTCGAGCGTCTCGTTCTCGGTCAGCTGCACGAGACCGTCGGCGCGCAGCCGGGCGACGACCCGATCGAGTTCTACATCCAGGTGCTGGCAGACAAGACCGGCTCCCTGATCGCCGCGGCGACCCAGGGCGGCGCGATCTTCTCCGGCGCCCCGGCCGAGCTCGAAGAGCCGCTGCGGGTGTACGGCGAGAAGGTCGGCGTCGCCTTCCAGCTGCTCGACGACGTGATCGATCTGTCGGCCGATGCGGAGGAGACCGGCAAGGTGCCTGGCACCGATCTGCGCGCGGGCGTGCCGACGATGCCGTCGCTGCTGCTGAAGACGAGCACCGCACCTGCCGACGTCGACCTCGCGCGCCGCATCGACGACGGTGTCGCGCGCATCGCAGAGGGCGCCGACCCTGCCGTGCTCGACGGCCCTCTGGCCGAGCTGCGCGACAACGACGCCACGGCGCAGACCATGACTCTTGCCCGCACCTGGACCGCCGACGCCATCGCGGCGCTCGAACCGCTGCCCAAGGGCACGGTGCGCGACGCGCTGACCCGGTTCGCGGAGACTCTCGCTGATCGCAGCAGCTGA
- a CDS encoding isochorismate synthase, with product MSSIRLVAQTREIPPVEDLLAHTSAVSPLAWLRRGEGIVAAGDGTAAVLRVAAGSGRVRSAVIADAWREIVAQAEIDDEVRLAGSGLVGFGALAFDEDSSADSVLLVPQTVIGLRDGRSWITRIRMADDADFAPLPEPAPHGPHWAGRVGPGAQTPQGYQDAVRRALDEIDSGAYSKVVLARDLTGTVPGDADLRRLVRALSTGYPDTWAFAVDGLIGASPETLVTAHERTVTARVLAGTAARGADPAEDHIASAALASSAKDLAEHRYAVQSVLAALEPHTGALDADADPFVLELPNLFHLATDVEGRLSDGASSLDLVGAMHPTAAVAGTPTDAAVEAIRRIEPFDRGRYAGPVGWIDAAGDGEWAIALRCAQFGEAPDGASGARRVTAYAGAGIVAGSEPESELLETRVKFRPLVDALA from the coding sequence GTGAGCAGCATCCGCCTGGTCGCGCAGACCCGCGAGATCCCACCCGTCGAGGATCTGCTGGCACACACCTCCGCCGTCAGCCCTCTCGCCTGGCTGCGCCGCGGCGAGGGGATCGTGGCCGCAGGCGACGGGACCGCCGCCGTCCTCCGCGTGGCCGCCGGCTCGGGCCGGGTGCGCAGCGCGGTGATCGCCGACGCGTGGCGTGAGATCGTCGCGCAGGCCGAGATCGACGACGAGGTGCGCCTCGCCGGCAGCGGGCTGGTCGGCTTCGGAGCTCTCGCCTTCGACGAGGACTCGTCCGCAGACAGCGTGCTGCTCGTGCCGCAGACCGTCATCGGCCTGCGCGACGGCCGCAGCTGGATCACCCGCATCCGGATGGCCGACGACGCCGACTTCGCGCCGCTGCCCGAGCCCGCACCCCATGGTCCGCACTGGGCGGGTCGCGTCGGTCCCGGCGCCCAGACGCCGCAGGGATATCAGGATGCCGTGCGACGCGCTCTCGACGAGATCGACTCCGGGGCCTACAGCAAGGTCGTGCTCGCGCGCGACCTCACCGGCACCGTGCCAGGCGACGCCGATCTGCGACGCCTCGTGCGCGCGCTCTCGACGGGCTATCCCGACACGTGGGCCTTCGCGGTCGACGGCCTCATCGGTGCGAGCCCCGAGACCCTGGTCACCGCGCACGAGCGGACGGTCACCGCGCGGGTGCTCGCCGGCACCGCGGCACGCGGCGCCGACCCGGCCGAGGATCACATCGCGTCCGCAGCTCTCGCATCCAGCGCTAAGGACCTCGCCGAGCACCGCTACGCCGTGCAGAGCGTGCTCGCCGCCCTCGAGCCGCACACCGGCGCGCTGGACGCCGACGCCGACCCGTTCGTGCTCGAGCTGCCCAACCTCTTCCACCTCGCGACGGACGTCGAGGGCAGGCTCAGCGATGGCGCCTCGTCGCTCGACCTCGTCGGGGCGATGCATCCCACCGCCGCAGTGGCGGGCACGCCGACGGATGCCGCTGTCGAGGCGATCCGGCGCATCGAGCCGTTCGACCGCGGGCGCTACGCGGGCCCCGTCGGCTGGATCGACGCGGCCGGAGACGGCGAATGGGCCATCGCGCTGCGCTGCGCGCAGTTCGGCGAGGCCCCGGACGGGGCATCCGGCGCACGGCGCGTCACCGCGTACGCCGGGGCGGGCATCGTCGCCGGCAGCGAACCCGAGTCAGAGCTGCTCGAGACGCGCGTGAAGTTCCGTCCGCTGGTCGACGCGCTCGCCTGA
- a CDS encoding DUF402 domain-containing protein produces MNAKRPEPGTPMVMKWRKWDDSPHWVSDVIYLGADQWGDWVGQPIGWRSHRPGADFVAESPNVTLVPRDHDDFALTVHRGHPRGLRIYIDLAWDVRWSDDPLLSTAIDMDLDVVRRLNELGTYVDDRDEWAEHSVRYGYPADVMTHLEARALELEERVRAQGAPFDDATADPWLDRLIALGLDR; encoded by the coding sequence GTGAATGCGAAGCGCCCCGAGCCCGGCACCCCGATGGTCATGAAGTGGCGCAAGTGGGACGACTCGCCGCACTGGGTGAGCGACGTGATCTACCTGGGCGCCGACCAGTGGGGCGACTGGGTCGGGCAGCCGATCGGCTGGCGCAGTCACCGGCCGGGGGCCGACTTCGTCGCGGAGTCGCCGAACGTCACGCTCGTGCCACGAGACCACGACGACTTCGCGCTCACCGTGCACCGCGGGCACCCGCGCGGCCTGCGCATCTACATCGACCTGGCATGGGACGTGCGCTGGAGCGACGACCCGCTGCTCTCGACCGCGATCGACATGGACCTCGACGTCGTGCGCCGACTCAACGAGCTCGGCACCTATGTCGACGACCGCGACGAGTGGGCGGAGCACAGCGTCCGCTACGGCTATCCGGCCGACGTGATGACCCATCTCGAGGCCCGCGCCCTCGAGCTCGAGGAGCGGGTGCGCGCGCAGGGCGCCCCGTTCGACGACGCCACCGCCGATCCGTGGCTGGACCGTCTCATCGCGCTGGGCCTCGACCGCTGA
- the ubiE gene encoding bifunctional demethylmenaquinone methyltransferase/2-methoxy-6-polyprenyl-1,4-benzoquinol methylase UbiE → MEPNRADLGKNPSRVSGMFDQVAKGYDRTNTVMTLGNDALWRAATTRAVAPKRGERILDLAAGTASSSASLAASGAQVVAADFSPGMLAEGRRRHGHLHNITFVEADATDLPFADEEFDAVTMSYGLRNVQDPKKALRELLRVTKPGGRMVINEFSTPPGRFFRGFYSFYNAQVLPRVARLAGTNGDAYDYLNESIRDWPDQHTLSAWIREAGWTDVEYRNLSFGIVALHRARRPRA, encoded by the coding sequence ATGGAGCCGAACCGCGCCGATCTCGGCAAGAACCCCTCGCGAGTCAGCGGCATGTTCGACCAGGTCGCGAAGGGGTACGACCGCACGAACACCGTGATGACCCTCGGCAACGACGCGCTGTGGCGCGCGGCGACGACCCGGGCGGTCGCGCCGAAGCGCGGCGAGCGGATCCTCGACCTGGCCGCGGGAACGGCATCCTCGTCCGCCTCGCTCGCCGCGAGCGGGGCGCAGGTGGTCGCCGCGGACTTCTCCCCCGGGATGCTGGCCGAGGGACGCCGCAGGCACGGTCACCTGCACAACATCACCTTCGTCGAAGCGGATGCCACGGATCTGCCGTTCGCGGACGAGGAGTTCGACGCCGTCACCATGTCGTACGGGCTGCGCAACGTGCAGGATCCGAAGAAGGCGCTCCGCGAGCTGCTGCGTGTCACCAAGCCGGGGGGACGCATGGTGATCAACGAGTTCTCCACACCGCCAGGGCGCTTCTTCCGGGGGTTCTACAGCTTCTACAACGCCCAGGTGCTGCCGCGTGTCGCCCGCCTCGCCGGCACGAACGGCGACGCCTACGACTACCTCAACGAGTCGATCCGGGACTGGCCGGACCAGCACACCCTGTCGGCGTGGATCCGCGAGGCCGGCTGGACCGACGTCGAATACCGCAACCTCTCGTTCGGCATCGTCGCGCTGCACCGCGCGCGCAGGCCCAGGGCCTGA
- a CDS encoding polyphosphate kinase 2 family protein has translation MATHAWTTEPAELLRVDEGFSLADVDADSHPGFDGGKATGTALLGAREQRLDELQERLFAASRMGDGHDAVLLVLQAMDTAGKGGIVRHVVGGVDPQGVDFAAFKAPTEEELAHDFLWRVERRLPRQGMIGVFDRSHYEDVLIGRVRGLADEAEIERRYGAINDFERRIAASGTRIVKVMLHISRDEQRERLAERLDRPDKHWKYNPGDVDERMHWDDYMAAYQTVFERTSTPEAPWYVVPANRKWYARLAVQELLIDALEDIDPQWPAADFDVEVEKKRLAAS, from the coding sequence ATGGCGACGCACGCGTGGACGACCGAACCGGCAGAGCTGCTCAGGGTCGACGAGGGGTTCTCGCTCGCCGACGTCGATGCGGACTCGCATCCGGGCTTCGACGGCGGCAAGGCCACCGGGACAGCGCTGCTCGGCGCCCGCGAGCAGCGGCTGGACGAGCTGCAGGAGCGGCTGTTCGCGGCCAGCCGCATGGGCGACGGCCATGACGCCGTGCTGCTCGTGCTGCAGGCGATGGACACGGCGGGCAAGGGCGGCATCGTGCGGCACGTGGTGGGCGGCGTCGACCCTCAGGGCGTCGACTTCGCCGCGTTCAAGGCGCCGACCGAGGAGGAGCTCGCGCACGACTTCCTCTGGCGCGTCGAGCGGCGTCTGCCTCGGCAGGGCATGATCGGCGTGTTCGACCGCTCGCACTACGAGGACGTGCTGATCGGCCGTGTGCGCGGCCTCGCCGATGAGGCCGAGATCGAGCGCCGGTACGGGGCGATCAACGACTTCGAGCGCCGCATCGCGGCATCCGGGACCCGCATCGTCAAGGTCATGCTGCACATCTCGCGCGACGAGCAGAGGGAGCGGCTGGCCGAACGGCTGGACAGGCCTGACAAGCACTGGAAGTACAACCCCGGCGACGTCGACGAGAGGATGCACTGGGACGACTACATGGCGGCGTACCAGACGGTGTTCGAGCGCACCTCGACGCCGGAGGCGCCGTGGTACGTGGTGCCGGCGAACCGCAAGTGGTACGCGCGCCTGGCCGTGCAGGAGCTGCTCATCGACGCGCTCGAGGACATCGACCCGCAGTGGCCTGCGGCCGACTTCGATGTCGAGGTCGAGAAGAAGCGCCTCGCGGCCAGCTGA